The proteins below are encoded in one region of Hordeum vulgare subsp. vulgare chromosome 3H, MorexV3_pseudomolecules_assembly, whole genome shotgun sequence:
- the LOC123445453 gene encoding hexokinase-3-like, translating into MGRAGFGVAAGCAAATCAIAAVMVARRAAARARWRRAVALLREFEEGCATPAARLRQVVDAMVVEMHAGLASDGGSKLKMLLTFVDALPNGDEEGVCYAIDLGGTNFRVLRVEIAVGSIPAVTQKVETHNIPEELMGTSEDLFNFVALTLNNFVEREDGKDTQKPLGFTFSFPVRQNSVSSGSLIRWTKGFSVGDTVGKDVSQCLDEALARCGSNMRVTALVNDTVGTLALGHHYYKDTVAAVIIGTGTNACYIERTDAIIKCQGLLTNSGGMVVNMEWGNFWSSHLPRTPYDISLDDETQNRNDQGFEKMISGMYLGEIARLVLQRMAQESDIFGDGAESLSTPFILSTPYLAAIREDDSQDLSEVRRILQEHLKIPNAPLKTRRLVVKICDIVTHRAARLAAAGIVGILKKLGRDGSAGAASSSGRAREQPKKTVVAIEGSLYQEYPVFKEYLDEALVEILGEEVARTVTLRVMVDGPGTGAALLAAVHSSNRQQQGGGGGGGSI; encoded by the exons ATGGGGAGGGCGGGGTTCGGGGTGGCGGCGGGGTGCGCGGCGGCGACGTGCGCGATCGCAGCGGTGATGGTGGCGCggcgggcggcggccagggcgcgGTGGCGGCGGGCGGTGGCGCTGCTGCGGGAGTTCGAGGAGGGCTGCGCCACGCCGGCCGCGCGCCTGCGCCAGGTCGTCGACGCCATGGTCGTCGAGATGCACGCCGGCCTCGCCTCCGACGGCGGCAGCAAGCTCAAGATGCTCCTCACCTTCGTCGACGCGCTCCCCAACGG GGATGAAGAAGGTGTATGCTATGCCATTGATCTTGGAGGAACCAACTTTAGAGTCTTGAGGGTTGAAATTGCTGTGGGATCTATACCAGCTGTAACTCAGAAGGTTGAAACTCATAACATCCCTGAGGAGTTAATGGGCACAAGTGAG GATTTATTCAACTTTGTTGCCTTGACGCTCAATAATTTTGTTGAAAGGGAAGATGGAAAAGATACACAGAAGCCACTTGGGTTTACATTTTCTTTCCCTGTTAGACAAAATTCAGTTTCTTCAGGATCATTAATTAGGTGGACCAAGGGATTTTCAGTTGGAGACACG GTTGGGAAAGATGTCTCTCAGTGCTTAGATGAAGCGCTTGCTAGGTGTGGATCAAATATGCGAGTTACTGCACTG GTCAATGATACTGTGGGGACATTAGCTCTAGGGCATCATTATTACAAGGATACAGTGGCTGCTGTGATCATTGGGACTGGCACCAACGCTTGCTATATCGAACGCACTGATGCAATTATCAAGTGTCAGGGTCTTCTTACGAACTCTGGAGGAATG GTAGTTAACATGGAATGGGGGAATTTCTGGTCATCACATTTGCCAAGAACTCCTTATGACATCTCTTTGGATGACGAGACACAAAACCGCAATGATCAG GGCTTTGAGAAAATGATCTCAGGGATGTACCTTGGGGAAATTGCAAGACTGGTACTCCAAAGAATGGCCCAAGAATCAGACATTTTTGGTGATGGTGCTGAAAGTTTGTCAACCCCTTTCATTTTGAG CACACCATATCTGGCTGCAATTCGCGAGGACGATTCACAAGATCTGAGCGAAGTCAGAAGGATACTGCAAGAACACCTCAAG ATCCCCAATGCCCCTCTGAAGACTCGGAGGCTGGTGGTGAAAATCTGCGACATCGTGACCCACAGAGCTGCCCGTCTCGCCGCTGCCGGCATCGTGGGCATACTGAAAAAGCTGGGCCGAGACGGGAGCGCCGGCGCGGCATCCTCGAGTGGAAGAGCGAGAGAGCAGCCGAAGAAGACGGTGGTCGCAATCGAGGGCAGCCTGTACCAGGAGTACCCGGTGTTCAAGGAGTACCTGGATGAAGCCCTGGTGGAGATCCTTGGCGAGGAGGTGGCGCGGACTGTGACGCTTCGGGTGATGGTGGATGGGCCGGGGACTGGGGCCGCGCTTCTTGCCGCGGTACATTCGTCGAATAGACAACAacaaggtggtggaggaggaggaggttccaTATAG